A window from Planococcus maritimus encodes these proteins:
- a CDS encoding ABC transporter ATP-binding protein gives MFDVLWKLKWFFKENWLRYTLAVVLLFVANILEIVPPWLIGVAIDAIAQQELTGELLWQYVIVLLVAMVLAYVINFVWQYQLFGGAYVIERQLRSSLMGQFLKMTPTFYEKNRTGDLMARSTNDLKAISETAGFGILTLVDSTLYMATIIVAMGVLVSWELTFLAILPLPVLAIVVQLLGKKIHERYTLAQDAFGDMNDSVLESVGGVRVVRAYVQERSSEKEFQDMTQDVYDKNMAVERIDALFAPVTKVLTGISYVIGLGYGAFLVSEGTMTLGDLVAFNVYLGMIVWPMFAIGELINILQRGNASIDRVNETLEYEEDVVDPKTTRNMGQPERIGFRDFGFTYPQSTAINLQGINLSMNSGQTLGIVGKTGSGKTTFVKQLLKEYPTGEGSLTMNGIEINELSKAQLRDWVGYVPQDHVLFSRTILENILFGKADATQEEVAEAIKLSYFEKDLAMLPNGLETLVGEKGVALSGGQKQRISIARAIIKNPEILILDDSLSAVDAKTEAKIIENIQRERSGKTTIITTHRLSAVKHADWIVVLDDGRIIEEGTHEKLIAKQGWYHEQFLRQQIGEVQ, from the coding sequence ATGTTTGATGTTTTATGGAAATTAAAATGGTTTTTTAAAGAAAATTGGCTGCGCTACACACTGGCAGTCGTGCTATTATTCGTAGCAAATATTCTCGAAATTGTGCCGCCGTGGCTCATCGGTGTGGCTATTGATGCCATCGCCCAGCAGGAACTGACCGGTGAATTGCTGTGGCAGTATGTCATTGTGTTACTTGTCGCGATGGTGCTGGCGTATGTCATCAATTTCGTCTGGCAATATCAATTATTCGGAGGAGCTTATGTCATTGAGCGGCAATTGCGATCGAGCTTGATGGGACAATTTCTCAAGATGACTCCGACATTTTATGAAAAAAACCGGACGGGGGATTTGATGGCCCGTTCGACCAATGATTTAAAGGCGATTTCCGAGACGGCAGGATTCGGCATTTTAACGCTTGTCGATTCGACTTTATACATGGCAACGATCATCGTGGCAATGGGTGTGCTGGTTTCTTGGGAGCTGACTTTCCTGGCAATCTTGCCACTGCCGGTGCTTGCGATTGTCGTTCAATTGCTCGGCAAAAAAATTCACGAGCGCTATACGTTAGCACAAGACGCGTTCGGTGATATGAACGATAGTGTCCTGGAATCGGTCGGAGGTGTCCGTGTCGTCAGAGCGTATGTACAGGAACGTTCGTCTGAAAAGGAATTTCAGGACATGACGCAAGATGTCTACGACAAAAACATGGCAGTCGAGCGCATCGATGCCTTGTTCGCGCCGGTTACGAAAGTGCTGACAGGCATCAGTTATGTCATTGGCCTCGGCTATGGTGCATTTCTGGTTTCTGAAGGAACGATGACTTTGGGCGATTTGGTCGCCTTCAATGTTTATCTCGGCATGATCGTCTGGCCGATGTTTGCCATCGGGGAATTGATCAACATTCTGCAGCGCGGCAATGCATCAATTGACCGAGTCAATGAAACCTTGGAGTACGAGGAAGATGTCGTCGACCCGAAAACGACAAGAAACATGGGGCAACCGGAACGCATTGGATTCCGCGACTTCGGCTTTACGTATCCGCAATCGACAGCGATTAATTTGCAAGGCATCAACTTGTCGATGAACAGCGGACAGACGCTCGGCATCGTCGGCAAGACCGGAAGCGGCAAGACGACTTTTGTTAAGCAACTGCTGAAGGAATACCCGACAGGAGAAGGCTCTTTGACGATGAACGGCATCGAAATCAATGAGTTGAGCAAAGCGCAACTTCGCGATTGGGTCGGCTATGTGCCTCAAGACCATGTGTTGTTTTCACGAACCATCTTAGAGAACATCTTGTTTGGCAAAGCAGATGCGACACAAGAGGAAGTTGCCGAAGCCATTAAGCTGTCTTATTTTGAAAAAGATTTGGCGATGCTGCCGAATGGCTTAGAAACGCTAGTCGGTGAAAAAGGTGTCGCATTATCAGGCGGCCAAAAGCAGCGCATTTCAATCGCGCGGGCAATCATCAAGAATCCGGAAATTCTTATTTTGGACGATTCCTTATCGGCAGTCGATGCCAAAACGGAAGCAAAAATTATCGAGAATATCCAACGCGAGCGTTCAGGCAAGACGACGATTATTACCACACACCGCTTGTCTGCTGTTAAACACGCTGATTGGATCGTTGTGCTCGATGATGGCCGCATTATCGAAGAAGGCACACATGAGAAGTTAATCGCAAAACAAGGCTGGTATCACGAGCAATTCCTCCGCCAGCAAATCGGGGAGGTGCAATAA
- a CDS encoding ABC transporter ATP-binding protein, which translates to MGTGKRLTNYALQFKSVIIWGLVFLAIAVAADLAAPLIAMEIIDEHISGAGAIEFGPIAQLLALFFGLSIVTAVFRYLQYILLQKGANRVIRKMRTDVFEHVQRLPISYFDNLPAGKVVARITNDTEAIRELFVTVLAQFATSFMYMAGIYAALFYLDWRMAAIAFVLVPLLYGWMLIYRKYASNFNHIVREKVSEMNAMINESIQGMSIIQAFRREKQMKGEFEELNQKHFKFQQKLLVLEAAASHNMVGVLRSIIFVLFIWYFGGASMTGNTVVTVGVLYAFVDYIIRLFNPISGIVNQFSRLEQSLVAAERVFRLLDRPGEAVSDERVERYQGNVRFEHVWFAYKDDEYVLKDLSFEAKQGETVALVGHTGSGKSSIMNLLFRFYDATKGQILIDGVNVNDLPRQAVREHMGIVLQDPYLFTGTIESNITLGDERVSREKAEAALAAVGGERVTKHLPAGIDEPVVEKGSTLSSGQRQLVSFARALAFDPAILILDEATSNIDTETEEIIQHAMDVLKKGRTTFIIAHRLSTIKNADRILVLDHGEIAESGTHDELMEHGGIYRQMYRIQSGMATTQNIG; encoded by the coding sequence ATGGGAACAGGAAAACGATTAACGAACTATGCATTGCAATTTAAGAGCGTTATCATCTGGGGCTTGGTGTTTCTGGCGATTGCGGTAGCCGCCGATCTAGCAGCGCCTTTGATCGCTATGGAAATTATCGATGAACACATCTCAGGTGCTGGAGCCATTGAATTTGGCCCGATTGCACAGCTATTGGCCTTGTTCTTCGGCTTATCGATCGTTACGGCCGTGTTTCGCTACCTGCAGTATATTTTGCTGCAAAAAGGTGCGAACCGCGTCATCCGTAAAATGAGAACCGATGTTTTCGAACACGTCCAACGCTTGCCAATCAGCTATTTCGATAATTTGCCGGCAGGAAAAGTGGTCGCGCGCATCACCAATGACACCGAAGCGATCCGCGAGTTGTTCGTCACGGTGCTTGCGCAATTTGCGACGAGCTTCATGTATATGGCCGGTATCTATGCTGCTCTTTTCTATCTGGACTGGCGCATGGCGGCGATTGCCTTTGTCCTTGTGCCGCTATTGTACGGCTGGATGCTCATTTACCGGAAATACGCATCGAACTTTAACCACATCGTCCGTGAAAAGGTCAGCGAGATGAATGCCATGATCAACGAATCGATTCAAGGCATGAGCATCATCCAGGCGTTTCGCCGCGAGAAACAGATGAAAGGCGAATTTGAGGAGCTGAACCAAAAGCATTTTAAGTTCCAGCAGAAATTATTGGTACTAGAAGCAGCCGCATCACATAATATGGTCGGCGTCTTGCGCTCGATAATCTTTGTCTTGTTCATCTGGTACTTCGGCGGGGCATCAATGACTGGCAATACAGTGGTTACAGTCGGGGTGCTGTACGCATTTGTGGATTACATTATCCGTCTATTTAATCCGATCAGCGGCATCGTCAATCAATTCAGCCGTCTAGAACAATCACTCGTGGCAGCGGAGCGCGTCTTTCGCTTGCTCGATCGTCCGGGTGAAGCGGTCAGCGACGAGCGGGTGGAACGCTACCAAGGCAATGTCCGTTTTGAACACGTCTGGTTTGCTTATAAAGATGATGAGTATGTGTTGAAGGATTTGTCTTTCGAAGCGAAACAAGGGGAGACGGTTGCGCTTGTCGGCCATACGGGATCTGGGAAAAGTTCGATCATGAACTTGCTATTCCGTTTTTACGACGCAACGAAAGGGCAAATTTTAATCGACGGCGTCAACGTCAACGATCTGCCAAGGCAGGCAGTTCGTGAACATATGGGGATCGTGCTTCAAGATCCGTATTTGTTTACGGGAACAATCGAATCCAATATTACGCTTGGAGACGAACGTGTCAGCCGCGAAAAAGCAGAAGCGGCACTTGCAGCAGTCGGCGGGGAACGGGTCACGAAACATTTGCCAGCTGGCATCGATGAACCGGTCGTGGAAAAAGGCAGCACACTTTCTTCTGGCCAGCGCCAGCTTGTGTCCTTTGCCCGCGCCTTGGCATTCGATCCGGCGATTCTGATCCTGGACGAAGCGACATCGAACATCGACACTGAAACAGAAGAGATCATTCAGCATGCGATGGATGTCTTGAAAAAAGGGCGGACGACTTTCATCATCGCCCACCGCTTGTCGACCATTAAGAATGCGGACCGCATCTTGGTGCTCGACCACGGAGAAATCGCGGAATCCGGCACGCATGATGAATTGATGGAACACGGCGGCATTTACCGCCAAATGTATCGCATCCAATCAGGGATGGCCACTACCCAGAACATCGGGTAA
- a CDS encoding YheE family protein, whose product MLQHFKFKPMFEDSRLPGWNISFFYRNERIRGEYHPDGSIVWQSAPPQDEEAIKKMVHELMLYHVYD is encoded by the coding sequence ATGCTGCAGCATTTTAAATTCAAGCCGATGTTCGAAGACAGCCGGCTGCCCGGCTGGAACATCTCATTCTTTTACCGCAATGAACGCATTCGCGGCGAGTATCATCCGGACGGCTCGATTGTCTGGCAATCTGCACCGCCACAGGATGAAGAAGCCATCAAAAAAATGGTCCATGAGCTAATGCTCTATCACGTGTACGATTGA
- a CDS encoding DUF445 domain-containing protein, with the protein MNILLTLTLMAFIGALIGGMTNHLAIKMLFWPYEAKYIGKFRLPFTPGLIPKRRDELSRQLGRTVVEHLLTPETFKKRFFNEAMHKKTEAWLNRQLDLHLFSSTRTFNDWLDLANQQGVERKLEAQLDGLVDRNREAVETYVAGKSVRELLPDAWKPGIEEKIFSGVKYAIDRGSDYFESPAGRQTVKSLLDEFLVSRGRFGTVLHNLFGDSQSITNKTQSEIIKFLNSPKTFELLGTLAFREWEKLQDKQADELLKEFDAEPAIAAIKQYVRDQAGISARLDTSLAETWPRGLEWTSVNITPLVTDFAFEMGEQKLEETILKIDMENMVKQQVDSLPLSRLEELVLGISRREFKMITVLGAFLGALSAYSRVCSSRY; encoded by the coding sequence TTGAATATTCTACTGACATTAACATTAATGGCCTTTATCGGCGCTTTGATCGGTGGCATGACGAACCATTTGGCGATCAAAATGCTGTTTTGGCCTTACGAAGCGAAATATATCGGCAAGTTTAGGCTGCCGTTCACCCCGGGGCTGATCCCGAAGCGGAGAGATGAATTGTCGCGCCAGCTGGGCCGTACGGTTGTTGAACACTTGTTGACACCGGAAACCTTCAAAAAACGCTTTTTCAATGAAGCGATGCACAAGAAAACCGAAGCTTGGCTCAATCGTCAATTGGATCTGCACCTGTTTTCTTCAACGCGCACATTCAATGACTGGCTAGATCTCGCCAATCAACAAGGCGTGGAACGCAAGCTTGAAGCACAGCTCGACGGCTTGGTCGATCGCAACCGGGAGGCAGTCGAAACTTATGTAGCTGGGAAATCCGTTCGTGAATTGCTGCCGGATGCCTGGAAGCCAGGAATTGAAGAAAAGATTTTCAGCGGCGTCAAATACGCCATTGACAGGGGTTCGGATTATTTTGAATCGCCTGCGGGGCGACAGACCGTTAAAAGCCTATTGGATGAATTTTTGGTGTCGCGCGGACGTTTCGGCACAGTGCTCCATAATTTATTCGGCGATTCGCAGTCCATCACGAACAAGACCCAATCGGAAATCATCAAATTCCTCAACTCGCCAAAAACTTTCGAGCTGCTGGGCACATTGGCATTCCGCGAATGGGAAAAGCTACAGGACAAGCAGGCAGATGAACTCTTGAAGGAATTTGATGCAGAACCGGCAATTGCAGCCATCAAGCAATATGTCCGCGATCAAGCGGGCATTTCCGCGAGGTTAGACACATCACTTGCAGAGACATGGCCTCGGGGGTTAGAATGGACGAGTGTCAATATTACGCCTCTTGTTACGGACTTTGCGTTTGAAATGGGAGAGCAGAAGTTAGAAGAGACCATATTGAAAATCGACATGGAAAATATGGTTAAACAGCAAGTCGATTCTCTGCCGCTCAGCCGATTGGAAGAATTGGTGCTCGGGATTTCACGGAGAGAATTCAAGATGATCACGGTACTGGGCGCATTTCTGGGGGCTTTATCGGCATACTCCAGGGTTTGCTCGTCACGGTACTGA
- a CDS encoding YlbF family regulator — MAVNIYDDINKLESSFRTTEEFQKLQEAVAQVTADSEANELFKKFRDLQVTLQQKQQQGEEITEEEMMGAQATAQAAQENPKILSMLEAEMALSQMIEEVNRVLIKPVQELYESM; from the coding sequence ATGGCAGTAAACATTTATGACGACATCAACAAATTGGAATCATCGTTCCGCACAACAGAGGAATTTCAAAAACTTCAAGAAGCGGTTGCACAAGTAACAGCAGATAGCGAAGCGAACGAATTGTTCAAGAAATTCCGCGATCTACAAGTTACATTGCAGCAAAAACAACAGCAAGGCGAAGAGATCACAGAAGAAGAAATGATGGGTGCTCAAGCGACAGCGCAAGCAGCTCAAGAAAACCCGAAAATCTTGTCTATGCTCGAAGCTGAAATGGCACTTAGCCAAATGATCGAAGAAGTAAATCGTGTTTTGATCAAGCCTGTACAAGAACTTTATGAAAGCATGTAA
- a CDS encoding enoyl-CoA hydratase: protein MYQTIMLKKDGRLAYLVLNRPDSMNAMNAKMMGELADCFETLKNDSSIQALIIYGAGRAFSAGGDIKEMVDPKNPMNIDVVMKDVSRLAKALYTLPQVTISAIHGASAGLAFSMALACDHVVAEESSKLAMNFIGIGLIPDGGGHFFLKERVGVPRAKQLIWAGQVLKAHDALAKGLIEEVTAEGRGLEQAEKYAYEVLASPVASMLKSKEILHGLKLGELDEVLAGEASGQSAMRKTADHIEGIQAFVEKRKPAFKGE from the coding sequence ATGTATCAAACGATTATGTTGAAAAAAGATGGGCGTCTGGCTTATTTGGTGTTAAACCGTCCAGATTCGATGAATGCGATGAACGCGAAAATGATGGGGGAACTCGCGGACTGTTTTGAAACTCTGAAGAACGACTCATCGATACAGGCGTTGATCATTTACGGAGCGGGGCGGGCGTTTTCTGCCGGAGGCGATATTAAAGAAATGGTCGACCCAAAAAATCCGATGAATATTGATGTGGTCATGAAAGACGTCAGTCGCTTAGCAAAAGCGCTGTATACGCTGCCGCAAGTCACCATTTCGGCTATTCACGGGGCATCGGCGGGGCTTGCTTTTAGCATGGCGCTTGCCTGTGACCACGTGGTGGCAGAAGAAAGTAGCAAGCTGGCGATGAATTTTATTGGCATTGGGCTAATCCCGGACGGAGGCGGTCATTTCTTCTTGAAAGAGCGCGTAGGGGTGCCGCGGGCGAAGCAATTGATCTGGGCAGGGCAAGTGTTAAAAGCGCATGATGCTCTCGCCAAAGGCTTGATCGAAGAAGTGACCGCTGAAGGCAGAGGCTTGGAGCAGGCGGAGAAATACGCTTATGAAGTGCTCGCCTCTCCGGTAGCGTCGATGCTGAAGTCCAAAGAAATCCTTCATGGCCTGAAGCTTGGGGAATTGGATGAAGTGCTTGCTGGCGAAGCGTCAGGCCAATCGGCTATGCGCAAAACGGCTGACCATATCGAAGGCATTCAAGCGTTTGTCGAAAAGCGCAAGCCCGCTTTTAAAGGGGAATGA
- a CDS encoding YhzD family protein, translating to MRTYKLTAYEKTGKLIEEETFTAETDEEAKEKGLVLLEEKSLTEKTHRLASPAGKLLLFHT from the coding sequence ATGAGAACTTATAAATTGACTGCATATGAAAAAACCGGCAAATTGATCGAGGAAGAAACCTTCACTGCCGAGACAGATGAGGAAGCAAAAGAAAAAGGGCTGGTATTGCTCGAAGAAAAATCCTTAACTGAAAAAACCCACCGGCTTGCATCTCCAGCGGGCAAATTGCTTTTGTTCCATACTTAA
- a CDS encoding ABC transporter ATP-binding protein, translating into MTLSIKNATKQFGDFTAVDDISLDVAEGQMHGFLGANGAGKTTTFRMALGLLTPTQGEVLWQGRRISYADSPDIGYLPEERGLYPKMKVQDQLVYLARLRRMGKKQAEQGATEWLERFEVPHYANKKVEELSKGNQQKIQLIASLLHNPKLLILDEPFSGLDPVNVEMLKKAILDFQKQGATIVFSSHRMDHVEELCDDMSILDKGKLIVHGSIREVKRTFGKQNVRIHSDFDITALSAVPGVEKFTAQRGGGVFRVADEAVGQHLLARALEIGPVRQFALEEPSLEEIFIEKVGRAHV; encoded by the coding sequence ATGACTTTATCGATTAAAAACGCAACAAAACAATTCGGCGATTTCACTGCAGTCGATGATATTTCCCTCGATGTCGCTGAAGGGCAGATGCATGGCTTTCTCGGGGCGAACGGTGCGGGCAAGACGACGACTTTTCGTATGGCATTAGGTCTTCTTACACCGACACAAGGCGAGGTGCTGTGGCAAGGGCGCCGCATCAGTTACGCGGACAGTCCGGATATCGGTTATTTGCCGGAAGAGCGCGGCTTGTATCCGAAGATGAAAGTGCAAGATCAGCTCGTTTATTTGGCACGGCTTCGCCGTATGGGCAAAAAGCAAGCGGAACAAGGCGCAACTGAATGGCTCGAGCGCTTTGAAGTGCCTCATTATGCCAATAAGAAAGTCGAAGAATTATCGAAAGGCAATCAGCAAAAAATCCAATTGATTGCATCTCTCCTACATAACCCGAAATTACTGATTCTGGACGAGCCGTTTTCCGGTTTGGATCCAGTCAATGTGGAAATGCTGAAAAAAGCGATCCTGGATTTTCAAAAGCAAGGGGCGACCATCGTGTTCTCCAGCCACCGCATGGACCATGTCGAGGAATTATGCGACGACATGAGCATCTTGGACAAAGGAAAGCTGATCGTCCACGGATCGATCCGAGAAGTGAAACGCACATTCGGCAAGCAAAACGTGCGCATCCATAGCGATTTCGATATCACCGCGCTGAGCGCAGTGCCGGGTGTCGAGAAATTCACGGCACAGCGAGGCGGCGGCGTGTTCCGCGTTGCCGATGAAGCGGTCGGGCAACATCTTCTCGCCCGCGCTTTGGAGATCGGGCCGGTGCGCCAGTTCGCGCTAGAAGAGCCGAGCCTGGAAGAAATCTTCATCGAAAAGGTGGGGCGTGCCCATGTATAG
- a CDS encoding ABC transporter permease produces the protein MYSFWIIFKQAFKTKAMTKSFMITTLVVVASFFLLANLPSIIESVSGDDDSQQTLQVLDGTGQSTEALQAQLDQQDSAIQLEASELDEQQLKADVEEGSIDAYLVLEDEGQLSARYVAESATDSAEAAELENALQNLQTARVAEQLELEETELARLFAPVAMEREALAESSKSQEELSQARGLVYILIMVIYIAVIYYPNMIAMEVANEKSSRVMEILISSVSPVKHMFAKIVGIGSLGILQMMVFALAGYLAIQSSGSDLTEGIFSVMGFSEVKFSTFFYAILFFLLGYFLYAVLAALLGSLVSRTEDVQQLMLPMMILIIIASFIAFSGISMPEATYVTVASYIPFFAPLVMFLRVGLLDIPLWEPLLSIAIMLLTIGLLGWFGARVYRGGVLMYGSSQSLKDIRRAIKLGNEK, from the coding sequence ATGTATAGTTTCTGGATCATTTTCAAACAGGCATTTAAAACGAAAGCGATGACGAAATCATTCATGATCACGACACTCGTCGTGGTCGCTTCCTTTTTCCTTTTGGCCAATTTGCCGTCGATCATCGAGTCGGTCAGCGGCGATGACGACTCGCAGCAAACGCTTCAAGTGTTAGACGGCACAGGACAGTCTACCGAAGCCTTGCAAGCGCAGCTCGACCAGCAAGATAGCGCCATTCAATTAGAAGCGAGCGAGCTTGATGAACAGCAGTTGAAGGCGGATGTGGAAGAAGGAAGCATCGATGCTTATCTTGTGCTGGAAGACGAAGGCCAACTTTCCGCTCGCTACGTAGCTGAATCCGCTACTGACTCAGCTGAAGCCGCAGAACTCGAAAATGCGCTTCAAAATTTGCAGACAGCGAGAGTTGCTGAGCAGTTAGAGCTCGAGGAAACCGAATTGGCCAGGTTGTTTGCGCCCGTTGCAATGGAGCGGGAAGCACTTGCCGAGTCGTCCAAATCGCAAGAGGAACTAAGCCAGGCTAGAGGCCTCGTCTATATTTTGATCATGGTCATTTACATCGCGGTCATTTATTACCCGAATATGATTGCCATGGAAGTGGCGAACGAAAAATCCTCCCGCGTCATGGAAATTTTGATTTCGAGTGTATCGCCGGTCAAGCATATGTTTGCGAAGATTGTCGGCATCGGCTCGCTCGGCATTTTACAGATGATGGTATTTGCACTGGCTGGATATTTGGCGATCCAAAGTTCAGGCTCGGATTTGACTGAAGGCATATTTAGCGTCATGGGCTTTTCCGAAGTGAAGTTTAGCACGTTCTTCTATGCCATCTTGTTCTTTTTGCTGGGCTATTTCCTCTATGCCGTGCTCGCAGCATTGCTCGGATCGCTCGTCAGCCGGACAGAAGATGTTCAGCAATTGATGCTGCCGATGATGATTTTGATCATTATCGCATCGTTTATCGCGTTCTCGGGGATTTCTATGCCGGAAGCGACTTATGTGACGGTCGCTTCCTATATCCCATTTTTCGCACCACTCGTCATGTTCTTGCGTGTCGGCTTGCTCGACATTCCGTTATGGGAGCCATTATTGTCAATTGCGATTATGCTGCTGACTATCGGCCTACTCGGTTGGTTCGGCGCTCGTGTTTACCGCGGGGGCGTCTTGATGTATGGATCTTCGCAATCCTTAAAAGACATCCGCCGGGCAATCAAACTGGGCAACGAGAAATAA
- a CDS encoding metallophosphoesterase family protein has protein sequence MASIRFIHSADLHLGSPFSGMKGLGAEQWKRLQNSTLEAFERLISYALETRPDFLLIVGDVYDGEDRNLRAQHRFQQGMEQLQEAGIPVFLSHGNHDHLGGNAASFKLPSNVHVFRDSVENVELPVGSAIVNIAGFSYGRRHVTEPMIDHYPQKQGGVLQIGMLHGSEESDTEHAVYAPFRKEQLLAKNYDYWALGHIHKRQQLSIDPPIVYPGNLQGRHRKESGPKGFYEVSLNDGHAELEFIPVEAVRFERIELDCSGIEHMNELFSNAKQQLEAHESGALVAELELHHLSESAIHMLRDISSVELLNALREALSELDDFVHVSSVQLVTDGLSAETSPFGKQLASRLASWETDDWKQVLKELYNHPRSGRFLPQFDEGLQEELQAEAQSKIRKMMALEDQR, from the coding sequence ATGGCAAGCATTCGATTTATCCACAGCGCTGACCTGCATCTAGGCAGTCCGTTCAGCGGCATGAAAGGGCTCGGCGCCGAGCAATGGAAAAGGCTTCAAAACAGTACATTAGAAGCATTTGAACGACTGATTTCCTATGCGCTTGAAACGCGCCCGGATTTTCTATTGATCGTCGGAGACGTTTACGACGGGGAAGACCGCAATTTACGCGCGCAGCATAGGTTTCAGCAAGGCATGGAACAATTGCAAGAAGCGGGTATTCCGGTTTTTTTAAGTCACGGCAACCACGATCATTTAGGCGGTAACGCCGCGAGTTTCAAGCTGCCATCAAATGTCCATGTCTTTCGTGACAGCGTTGAAAATGTGGAATTGCCAGTAGGCAGCGCCATAGTGAATATTGCCGGATTTAGCTACGGTCGTCGCCATGTAACCGAACCGATGATCGATCACTATCCACAGAAACAAGGAGGCGTCCTCCAAATCGGCATGCTTCACGGATCGGAAGAAAGCGATACAGAACACGCGGTATACGCCCCGTTTCGAAAAGAGCAATTGTTGGCCAAGAACTACGATTATTGGGCGCTCGGCCACATCCATAAGCGCCAACAGTTATCGATAGACCCTCCGATTGTTTACCCTGGAAACCTGCAAGGGCGTCATCGGAAAGAGTCAGGCCCAAAAGGCTTCTATGAGGTCTCGTTAAACGATGGCCATGCCGAATTGGAATTCATCCCGGTGGAAGCGGTACGTTTTGAGCGAATCGAACTTGATTGCAGCGGTATCGAGCATATGAATGAGTTGTTCAGTAATGCCAAACAACAGCTCGAGGCGCACGAATCGGGAGCGCTCGTCGCAGAATTGGAGCTGCATCATTTAAGCGAGTCGGCAATCCACATGCTTCGGGACATCTCATCTGTTGAACTTTTAAACGCTTTACGCGAAGCGCTTAGTGAATTGGATGACTTTGTCCATGTTTCAAGCGTACAGCTCGTTACGGATGGACTATCTGCGGAGACATCGCCTTTTGGCAAACAGCTCGCGAGCAGGTTGGCAAGCTGGGAGACGGATGACTGGAAGCAGGTATTGAAGGAGCTTTATAACCATCCAAGAAGCGGGCGTTTCCTGCCACAATTTGACGAAGGGCTGCAAGAGGAATTGCAGGCAGAAGCACAATCGAAAATCCGTAAAATGATGGCATTGGAGGACCAGCGATGA